DNA from Fibrobacter sp. UWH6:
ATAGAACTGTTTACCAAGACCGTCCCTTTTCCCTTTTATGAGCGGTAATGTATATTTAAGTTCCCCGGAGTCGTAAAATCCCTTTTCCACGCCAACTTTCACAGCATTCGTTCCATATTTATGTGTATATGGCGTAATTGCTTTTAGGTTTCCAGATTCATAGAACCAATTTTCTTGTAAGGAACTGTCACTTGTAGGCGATGGATAAATCATCCGAGAACGAACTGATCCGTCGTCGTAAAATCTCTTGAGAGAATCCAATTCCCATGCAATCCTTCTCTGTACATTTATTTCACGGGTCTCGGTTTTTCCGTCTACTTGTCTGCGAACCTGCACGGTGGCGACAGAACCGATTTCGCCCATCAGCAACCTATAAACCTCACTAAAGGCCCCCTGCGCCTTCTTTCCGTCTATGGACAGGAGTATGTCGTCATAACATAGTTTGTCTGCTTCATGTTTACATTCTTCTGGATGTATAAACCACTTGTCGTTCCATCCGCTTAACGCTCCGTCAGCTTTCTCTAAAGATTTTACTTTCCAAAAGTTTCCGTCTTTTTCGATATCGCTGGCCAAAAGGCCGTAGTTACGCGCAGAACGATATTCGTAGCGAGGAATCACGTAATTGCAATTTTTAAAGATCCGTGAATATTCCACATCGGCTCGATAATAAGAAACTCGTTGAAAAGTGCAGTTGTCTGGACTGGGAGGATATTCTAGTCTTACAATTCCGTTTAGTTCTTCGTTGGAGCATTCTGCCACGATGGCAAGATGTTCTCCCCAATAAACTTTCAAATATTTAGCGTTTTCGGGAATATTCGTCTCCTCATCAGAAACTGTGATTCCGTTACAGACATAGACTCCTTCGCTCTCTTCTTGAACATTTTGGCATATCGTGCCAAATACAGCTCCAGACATTCCAAAAATCAACAAAGTAATTTTCGAAATGGATTTATTTAGAAAGCAACTCACAATCATCTCCTTTTATGGTTGAAAAACTTCCGATATTGAACGTGTTGCATTTTATTTTAACCTTTTCACTCTTTTGTAAAGAACGTAATTTGTCTGTATTATCAAGAGAAAATGCCCCCTCGACATAACAGCTAAACGGTTTTGAATCAGAGCTACGAAGAGTCACCAATAAATGATGACTTTGACTAGTCCAAAAATTAGATTCAACTTCTTCGACAGATTTTAGTTCTCCAAGTACAATCATTTTCTGACCTGATATTTTTTCTTTTAAGGCTAATTCATTGTTGTCAAGTTCATCGCATAAGGTCTCTACCGAATATTTTAAAATTTGTTCAGGTTCTATACTTTGATGAACCCACTGATATAGTTCATCTTGAATGGAATCCGCAGAGGATATTCCAAACAGAAGAAAAAGCGTCATTTTTAATGCTCTAAAGCCCATTTGCGTGTTAGCCTTTTTTTGAAAATTTTTAGTCCTTTAGGGCAACCTCAAGCGGACTTGCGGCGACAATCAGCGCATAAAAAAAGGCGTGGTGTCGTTGGATCCGAAGCAGAGGCCCTAGACAAAGCCTGTTCATGAATCTACAAACGACCCACGCCCCAGTGGGGGCGTGAGCATCTGCATCTTATTCTCATGAACTAAAAGAAATTGTCTAGGTTTCTGCGTCAAGAACAAGAGCGTTGCTCTACTAAAATGTTATTTCGTTTTCTATGTGCTTATAAAAACTCCATTTATTATGTTTTTAAATATATATAAAATCATAAAGTTCAGTTTCTTTCATTGGCTGCAGAACCGTTCTTATTTTGCAATTTCCATTGAAAACTGTCGAAATACTGTAGCTGAATAGCCCTTTTAATTGAAAAAAGATGGTGAAAAAGGGCTTTTTATGGTGTTTCAAATCAATCAGCGGGGGGACATTGTTGGCGTTTTTGAAGAAAAAATGTATTTTAAGGGCGAGGATTTTTATGGAAGATCTTGTTTTGACAATTCCAACCCAGGATTTGGGTATCATGGAGACGCTAGCGAATCGCATGGGCTGGACCGTGCGGTCAAAGCGGAGCATTGTCCAGAAATTCGTCGATTCATGTCCCAAGACTCCGATGATGACTGATGAAGAAATCGCCGCTGAAGTCAACGCGGTCCGTTACGGGAAATGAAGGTCCTGTTCGACACAAATTTGTGGATATCATTCATGATAGGCAAGCGGCTTGCTTCGCTTGCCGATGTTTTATGCCGTAATGATGTTCAGGTTTATATGAGCGAGCTGTTGCTAGATGAAATTCAAACTGTGATAGCTCGTCCGAAATTTAACGTTATTATTTCTCAAGAATCTCGGCAAGCGTTTGTTGATATGGTAGATAATGTTTGTCATTGGACTCCAATCACAATACAAGCTGAATCACCTATTAGGGACATTAAGGATCTCTTTATATTGTCAATGGCAGAAAGCGTTCCTGTTGATTTCATTATAAGTGGCGACAAGGATTTGACGGAACTAGAAAGCCATGCTGGAATACCAATTCTTTCGTATTCGGAGTTTTTGAATAAATTAGGTTTATAAATGAAAAACGCAGGCTCGGGGAGTCTGCGTTTCAAATTTAAAAAGCGATGCCGGAACGGTGTCCGGCATGACATATTGGACGATTAGCGAACAACCTTGCGATCGTCAGCTGTCATTGCGAGGAACTCAGCGACGGTCATCTGACCCTTATCGCCTTCCTTACGCTTGTTGACTGCAACCTTGCCTTCGGCCATTTCCTTTTCACCTACAATAATCTTATAGGGGATTTTCTGGAGTTCGCACTGACGGAACTTGTAGCCAAGCTTTTCGTTGGATTCGTCGATGTCGCAGCGGACGCCGGCGTTCACCAGTTCGCGTTCCACCTTGTGGGCGTATTCAGCGAACTTTTCAGAAATGGGGAGGACGCGTGCCTGGACCGGAGCCAACCACAGCGGGAAATCGCCCATGAATTCTTCGATAAGGATGCCCAGGAAGCGTTCGATGGAACCCACGGCTGCGCGGTGCAGCATAACGGGGATGTGCTTCTGGTTGTCCTTACCCACATATTCAGCACCGAGACGCTGGGGCAGGTTGAAGTCCACCTGGATGGTTCCGCACTGCCAATCACGGCCGAGAGAGTCCTTCAAGGTGAATTCAAGCTTCGGGCCATAGAAGGCGCCTTCGCCCGGGTTCAAGATGTAGTCGAGGCCTGCAAGCTTGGTGGCTTCTTCAAGAGCTGCTTCTGCCTTGTCCCACAGTTCGTCAGAACCCACGCGGCGTTCCGGACGGGTAGAGAACTTCACCACGATGGAATCGAAACCGAAGTCGTGGTAGATTTCCTTCACGAGAGCGCAGAAGTCAGCCACTTCGGATGCGATCTGTTCTTCGGTACAGAAGATATGAGCGTCATCCTGAACAAAGCCGCGAACACGCATCAAACCGTGCATGGTACCGGCCGGTTCGTAACGGTGGCACTTACCGAATTCTGCAAGACGCATCGGAAGGTCACGCCAGCTACGGAGGCCGGTGTTGAAAATCTGGATATGGCAGGGGCAGTTCATGGGCTTCACAGCCATTTCAACGTCGCCAGCCATGGTCTTGAACATGTTTTCGTTGTACTTGTCGGCGTGACCGGACTTGATCCACAAAGTCTTGTTCACGATTTCCGGAGTAATCACTTCCAGGTAGCCACGACGGTCGATCTTACCACGGATGTAGTCCTTGAGGGCGTTCACCATCTTGGTGCCGTTGGGGTGCCAGAACACCATGCCAGGAGAATGGTCTTCGATGTGGTAGAGGTCCATTTCCTTACCGATGCGGCGGTGGTCGCGCTTTTCGGCTTCTTCAAGGAACTTCAAATAAGTTTCCAGGCCTTCCTTGTCGGCAAAGCAGGTGCCATAAACTCGGGTCAGCTGGTCGCTGTTCTGGTCGCCGTGCCAGTATGCACCTGCGAGGGAGAGCAGCTTGAAGGACTTCAGCTTGCCAGTGCTCGGGACATGAGGACCTGCACAGAGGTCTTCCCAGTTCTTGCCCGGTTCGCCGTTAGCATAGAAACTCAGGGTGCCGTCGGCGCCTTCGCGAGTCAGTGCGCGTTCGGCGTTGTCGGTCTTGTACTTGTCGCCAGCGGTGCGCTTCAGGCCTTCTTCACCGGAAACAACCACGCGAGTGAACGGGCGGTCTTCCTTGATGATTTCCTTCATGCGCTTTTCGATCTTTTCGAAATCAGACTGCTGAAGCGGAGTGGGTGTCATCAAATCGTAGTAGAAACCCTTTTCAACTGCGGGACCGTAAGCCAGCTTGGTGCCGGGGAACAGGTCGCAGATGGCTTCTGCCATCACGTGGCTGCAGGAGTGGCGCAAGAGCATCAAGCAATCCGGATCGTCATTGTTTGGAGTGATGATCTTGAAAGCGCCATCTTCGGTCAGGGGGCGGGAAAGGTCCAGGACCTTGTCGCCCAGCTTAACGCCGAGAGCCTTGCGTGCGAGGCCTTCAGAAATGCTCTTTGCGATTTCGAGGCCGGTGGTGCCAGATTCAACGGTACGTACGCTGCCATCGGGCATGGTGAGGTTGATTTGAGACATAATAATTTCCTTTTTTGGGCAGTTCTTGCCCGGTTCCGCAGAAATACGACATCTGACGGTGCGGCCAAACATAGAATTTGGAGAGCGTCGTGGCAAACGGCTTTTGGGCGTTGCCGCGGCATCAGCCCGCGGCCGGGCTGTCGCGTTATCGGCTCGCAAGGCTCGCCGTCCGTTCAGCCTCGCTTTGCGAGTCCGAATGGCTTCGCCACTTCCATCCCTAACGCGCTATGGTAATATAAACCTTGCTCTGTGTAATGGTTTGTATTATATTTTGATAAAATTGCTTCGGCTCGGAAATACCCAAATGTGAACATTTGGGTGCTTCGCTCGCCTTGCATATTTTTGTAATGTATTGAACTTGTAATGCGAGGCGTTTATGGCAACTACTGTGCTACAGATTCGTATGGATGAAGACCTCAAGAACGAGGCCGCGGATCTTTTTGACAAGATGGGGATGGACCTTCCCACTGCAATTCGCGTTTTCTTAAAGCGAGCTGTGGCTGAAAAGGCGATTCCCTTTGAAGTTCGCGAACCCCGCGCTGCCTATTCCGCAAATAGGGGCATTGCTGCCTTGTGAGCCTTGCAGGCTCAAGCCGAAGCTAACGGAGTTGCAGGGATGAGTGAAGAAGAAATCGAAGCAGAAATTACAGCCTATCGTTCTGGCAAGTAAAATTCAGAGAATTCAATCCCTTCTAAAGTCGTTGAATTTCTAGAAATTCTTGCAAAGGAGTACCTGTGAAAAAGAACGCGCAACAGAACTCGGTTCTAGAAGAAGTTGAAAAATGGCGTAATGATAAAGATGTAACTGACGATAGCGTCTCTAAGGTTTTAAATAACAAATCTCAGGAACTGCCTAATATCAAAAAGGTTTCAAAAATTTGGGGATAGCAGAACCTAACTGGGAATTTTTGAAATTGTAGCGATTTCCGTACCAAAAATTAAAACACAGTATCCAACTTCTTGTAGTTGAAAATTCTGCGCTCCATGTAAGAATCCATTTCATCGCCGGAGTAAATCAGGCCGCCTTGTTTTCCTTCAAAATTTGGAACAAAGCTTTCGGCTTTGGTGAAGTTCTTGAAAAATTCCGGCACAATGGAATCGCTGGCTTTGATTTCGTACGGAACGACGGATCCGCCTCTAACATCTAGCAAGTCGATTTCAATGCCAGATTCTGTTCGTAAAAAGTAAAGGTCTGTTTTTTTGCCAGCATTCAGTCGAGCTTTCATGGCTTCGAGTATAACCATGTTTTCAAACAGGTTGCCGAACAAGCCATCTTTTTCAACACGCTCTGCATTTGTCAGGGAGAGCAGCGAGCACGGAATACCCGTATCTACAAAGAATACCTTTGGCGATTTTGTCAAGCGCTTGGTAACATTGCCAAACCACGGCTGCAATGTAAATACAATGTGGCTTGCTACCAAAACGGAAAGCCATTCCTTGAGAGTTGTAGAACTTACGCCGACATCGCCTGCCAAGCTGGAGTAATTGATTATTTGCCCAACTCTGCCTGCCAGTAATGTGAGAAACAGCTCAAACTTGCGAAGATCCTTGACATTAATTAAGGTTCGGACATCTCGTTCAATGTATGTTTGGATGTAGTCGCGATAGTAACTTTCCGCTTCAAGATTTTTCTCGTAGAGGCGAGGCATGCCTCCATTTAAAATGAATTCACCTCGAGAAAAATCTTTGTTGTAATTTGAAATTTCGGAAATGGAATAAGGCAACAATGTGAAGATACTTGTTCGTCCGGCGAGGCTCTGGGATATCGCTTGGCTCAATAAAAGTTGCTGGCTACCAGTGATTACAAATTGAGCATCCAGCCCGGTGCGGTCAACTTCCACCTGTACCTGGCTCAGCAATTCCGGGCAATTCTGGATTTCGTCAAGGATAATGGGCGGCTTATGGGATGCCAGGAATCCCTTGGGGTCTCTGTGGGCAAAATCTCTCAAATCTCGTTGTTCCAAGTTTACATACTTGTAATTAGGAAACAGTTTTTTTGCCAAAGTAGTTTTGCCGGATTGCCTTGGCCCGACAATCGTTATGACAGGGTACTTTATTCCTTCAGAAAGGATTTTTTCTTCAATTTTTCTAGAAACCATGCCTAGAATATAACTAATACATTGTGGAAATTTCAAGTTAAATTTGATATTTCCACAATAATCAATGTCAGAACGGATGATTGAAAATACACAAACCTTGCTTTGTGTAATGGTTTGTATTATATTTTGATAAAATTGCTTCGGCTCGGAAATACCCAAATGTGAACATTTGGGTGCTTCGCTCGCCTTGCATATTTTTGTAATGTATTGAACTTGTAATGCGAGGCGTTTATGGCAACTACTGTGCTACAGATTCGTATGGATGAAGACCTCAAGAACGAGGCTGCCGATCTTTTTGACAAGATGGGGATGGACCTTCCAACGGCCATTCGCGTTTTCTTAAAGCGAGCTGTGGCTGAAAAGGCGATTCCCTTTGAAGTTCGCGAACCTCGCGCTACTTACTCTGCCAATAAAGGTTGGAATGCGTTTATGGAGTTGCGCAATCAGGCCCAGCAAGGCCCTGCCGCAGGAATGAGTGAAGAAGAAATCGAAGCAGAAATTTCAGCCTACCGCGCGGGAAAGTAACAACGGCGGAGGAGCTCGTGGTGTACGCTGTTATTGACACTAATGTCATTGTGTCATCTTTGTTGACGAAGAATCCTTTGTCTCCTGTAATGTTGGTGATGCACGAACTTTTTGCTGGGAAAGTGCAATTGCTTGTTAATGACGCTATTCTTGCGGAATACAAAGAAGTCCTTTCTAGACCTAAGTTTGAGCTTGACGAAAAAGCGGTTTGCGAAACTTTGGAAAATATCAAAAGCCTTTGTATAAACGTTGATGCTCCAGAAAGCGGAGTTGTACTTCCCGATCCCAAGGACATTGTGTTCTATGATGTTGCTCTTGCTTGCCGTGACAAGGATGCGTCGCTTGTAATGGGGAATACCAAACATTTTCCAGGAGTTTCTTTTGTTGTAACTCCTCGAGAGTTTCTAGAAATTCTTGTGAAGGAGGGGGTGTGAAGAACGAACATGAAAAGTCGTTTCTTGAGGAACTTGAAAAATGGCGCAAGGATTACAATGTGACTGACGATAGTGTTGCTAAAGTCCTGAATAGAAAATCCAGGGAACTATCCAATGCGAAAAAGAATCCCAAAATTTGGGATTCTTCTTTCGTGTTCTGAAGTTCAGATTACTTCACCACGTAGATGCTGTTTCGAGGCGTTCCTGGGATTGAAATCTTTTTGCCTTCTTCTATATAGACTTGGCGGATGGCGATTCTTTGTCCCATGGGATTGAAAACGTGGACGGTGGCCATGCCGCTCTTTGGGGCGATTTGCATATCCTTTGCTATTGCAGTGGGGTCCGTACTATCTGCAGGATTCTTTTCTACTTCAGAACTGTCAGCAGGAATTTCCCCTATTTCGGTACTATCCGCGGGCGTTTCAATATCGGGGACCTTGGTGGAGTCATCCTCAACGGGTTTTGTGTATCCGTCCACTAATCCGTTCAGGTAGATTTCCATATTCAGGTAGCCAGATGCGTCCTTTTTCAAGGCGTCGCTGGGATCGTTCTTATTCAAACCCATTTTCTCTTCCCATTCATCGGGAATGCCATCTTTGTCTGTGTCGGTCTTGGTGCCGTCTTTAAAGTTGCCAACCACATTGGCGAGGCTTAAGCTTGCTTCGTCAGAAATGATAGCACCCTTTTTCCCCAGAGAAGTCAATTCGTCAATCATGTATTTGTCAACGTCATCGCGTGCGGGGTAAGAGGCGCCTACTTCTTTTACGATGTAATTGTAGGCTTCCTTGGCGGATGTCTGCTGGGTGATGGCTGCAAAGGCTACGGGCAAGTTTTCGAAACTATCGTGCGATGCTACCGTTTTAGACCCGTAGAAAGATCCGTCGGATTCTGTGGTCGCCAGGGATCCGCCCAGCTGTCCATTTCCATCGGCGTCGATATAGTTGCCCTTCTGGTAAATCTGGAACGTTTGTGTGCCGCGGGTAAAGGCGGATGTGCCGCTGGAATTGGGGCCGCCAATAAAGTAGTTGTCTTCTACTGCGGCCCAGGAGTTCCCTTCGGAATCACCCATAATGTAGCCGCCGCCTCCGCCCCAGTTATAAACCACGTTGTTTACAAACTGGTTCAGACCCTTCACCTTCGGGTTACGAGTCTTGTTATCAATGTACAAATTGCGGAATAAGGTTACACCGCCATCAGTTTGTATCAGGCCTCCGCAGGAATGGTCGTGCAGTCCTTGGCCGATAATGGAATTCTGGATGGTAATGTTTGCGGGTTTGCTACCCTTGTTGTCCCAGCTAATGGAGAAGGTTTCATCGCGGCCCCAGCTAATGGACAGATGGTCAAAAATCATATCGGTGCCGTTAGCCACACCGGCGGCATCCTTCTTGCCGCTAGGCGCACTTTTACCCATGCGGAAACGCATGTGGCGAATAATCAAGTTCTTGGCGCCAGAAAAGGAAACGCGATCGCCGTAAACCACAACGCCATCCCCTGGGGCCGTTTGCCCGGCAATGATGGAGTTGCCCTTGAAAACCAAGGTACTCTTCAGCTTGATAATGCCACTGACGTCGAAGACCACAATACGTCCGTCTTTACTGACGGCGTCTCTCAAGGAGCCTGTGCCGGAGTCGTCTAAGTTGGTGACGTGATAAACTTCAGGAGCGCTGGCGGCGCGAACGCCCAAAGTGAAGCGGCCAAATCCCTCGGCAGAGGGGAATGCCAACAGAGGTTCAGCGGCAGATGCTGCGGAGATCCCGAAGGACAAAATCAGAGCTGAGCTTAGAAAATTTTTCATACAAACAATCCCTTTTTAACACCAGCTGTAAATCTAATGTTTTTCAGGAAAAATACGATGAAAAAGTCTAGGAAGCGTTCAAAAACCGTTGTCTTTGGACAATTCTACTTTTTGGGGGCTGTATTGAGGAGAATTAGCAACTCACCCAAAC
Protein-coding regions in this window:
- a CDS encoding putative toxin-antitoxin system toxin component, PIN family is translated as MKVLFDTNLWISFMIGKRLASLADVLCRNDVQVYMSELLLDEIQTVIARPKFNVIISQESRQAFVDMVDNVCHWTPITIQAESPIRDIKDLFILSMAESVPVDFIISGDKDLTELESHAGIPILSYSEFLNKLGL
- the thrS gene encoding threonine--tRNA ligase, producing the protein MSQINLTMPDGSVRTVESGTTGLEIAKSISEGLARKALGVKLGDKVLDLSRPLTEDGAFKIITPNNDDPDCLMLLRHSCSHVMAEAICDLFPGTKLAYGPAVEKGFYYDLMTPTPLQQSDFEKIEKRMKEIIKEDRPFTRVVVSGEEGLKRTAGDKYKTDNAERALTREGADGTLSFYANGEPGKNWEDLCAGPHVPSTGKLKSFKLLSLAGAYWHGDQNSDQLTRVYGTCFADKEGLETYLKFLEEAEKRDHRRIGKEMDLYHIEDHSPGMVFWHPNGTKMVNALKDYIRGKIDRRGYLEVITPEIVNKTLWIKSGHADKYNENMFKTMAGDVEMAVKPMNCPCHIQIFNTGLRSWRDLPMRLAEFGKCHRYEPAGTMHGLMRVRGFVQDDAHIFCTEEQIASEVADFCALVKEIYHDFGFDSIVVKFSTRPERRVGSDELWDKAEAALEEATKLAGLDYILNPGEGAFYGPKLEFTLKDSLGRDWQCGTIQVDFNLPQRLGAEYVGKDNQKHIPVMLHRAAVGSIERFLGILIEEFMGDFPLWLAPVQARVLPISEKFAEYAHKVERELVNAGVRCDIDESNEKLGYKFRQCELQKIPYKIIVGEKEMAEGKVAVNKRKEGDKGQMTVAEFLAMTADDRKVVR
- a CDS encoding type II toxin-antitoxin system RelB/DinJ family antitoxin, translating into MATTVLQIRMDEDLKNEAADLFDKMGMDLPTAIRVFLKRAVAEKAIPFEVREPRAAYSANRGIAAL
- a CDS encoding ATP-binding protein codes for the protein MGISEPKQFYQNIIQTITQSKVCVFSIIRSDIDYCGNIKFNLKFPQCISYILGMVSRKIEEKILSEGIKYPVITIVGPRQSGKTTLAKKLFPNYKYVNLEQRDLRDFAHRDPKGFLASHKPPIILDEIQNCPELLSQVQVEVDRTGLDAQFVITGSQQLLLSQAISQSLAGRTSIFTLLPYSISEISNYNKDFSRGEFILNGGMPRLYEKNLEAESYYRDYIQTYIERDVRTLINVKDLRKFELFLTLLAGRVGQIINYSSLAGDVGVSSTTLKEWLSVLVASHIVFTLQPWFGNVTKRLTKSPKVFFVDTGIPCSLLSLTNAERVEKDGLFGNLFENMVILEAMKARLNAGKKTDLYFLRTESGIEIDLLDVRGGSVVPYEIKASDSIVPEFFKNFTKAESFVPNFEGKQGGLIYSGDEMDSYMERRIFNYKKLDTVF
- a CDS encoding type II toxin-antitoxin system RelB/DinJ family antitoxin, with the translated sequence MATTVLQIRMDEDLKNEAADLFDKMGMDLPTAIRVFLKRAVAEKAIPFEVREPRATYSANKGWNAFMELRNQAQQGPAAGMSEEEIEAEISAYRAGK
- a CDS encoding putative toxin-antitoxin system toxin component, PIN family gives rise to the protein MYAVIDTNVIVSSLLTKNPLSPVMLVMHELFAGKVQLLVNDAILAEYKEVLSRPKFELDEKAVCETLENIKSLCINVDAPESGVVLPDPKDIVFYDVALACRDKDASLVMGNTKHFPGVSFVVTPREFLEILVKEGV
- a CDS encoding polysaccharide lyase family 1 protein, which produces MKNFLSSALILSFGISAASAAEPLLAFPSAEGFGRFTLGVRAASAPEVYHVTNLDDSGTGSLRDAVSKDGRIVVFDVSGIIKLKSTLVFKGNSIIAGQTAPGDGVVVYGDRVSFSGAKNLIIRHMRFRMGKSAPSGKKDAAGVANGTDMIFDHLSISWGRDETFSISWDNKGSKPANITIQNSIIGQGLHDHSCGGLIQTDGGVTLFRNLYIDNKTRNPKVKGLNQFVNNVVYNWGGGGGYIMGDSEGNSWAAVEDNYFIGGPNSSGTSAFTRGTQTFQIYQKGNYIDADGNGQLGGSLATTESDGSFYGSKTVASHDSFENLPVAFAAITQQTSAKEAYNYIVKEVGASYPARDDVDKYMIDELTSLGKKGAIISDEASLSLANVVGNFKDGTKTDTDKDGIPDEWEEKMGLNKNDPSDALKKDASGYLNMEIYLNGLVDGYTKPVEDDSTKVPDIETPADSTEIGEIPADSSEVEKNPADSTDPTAIAKDMQIAPKSGMATVHVFNPMGQRIAIRQVYIEEGKKISIPGTPRNSIYVVK